The Bicyclus anynana chromosome 3, ilBicAnyn1.1, whole genome shotgun sequence genome has a window encoding:
- the LOC112047418 gene encoding protein ultraspiracle homolog isoform X3 — MMEPSREAGLNIEAGFMSPMSPPEMKPDTAMLDGMRDDATSPPAMRNYPPNHPLSGSKHLCSICGDRASGKHYGVYSCEGCKGFFKRTVRKDLTYACREERNCIIDKRQRNRCQYCRYQKCLVCGMKREAVQEERQRAARGAEDAHPSSSVQVTTELSIERLLEMESLVADPPEEFQFLRVGPDTNVPARYRAPVSSLCQIGNKQIAALMVWARDIPHFSQLELDDQVLLLKASWNELLLFAFAWRSMEYLEDERENMDGTRTAAPPQLMCLMPGMTLHRNSALQAGVGQIFDRVLSELSLKMRALRMDQAEYVALKAIVLLNPDVKGLKSRSDVDVLREKIFSCLDEYCRRAHSSEEGRFASLLLRLPALRSISLKSFEHLFFFHLIAEGNIGNYIREALRNHAPPIDTSTML; from the exons GGCTCAACATAGAGGCGGGGTTTATGTCGCCCATGTCGCCGCCGGAGATGAAGCCGGACACAGCAATGCTGGACGGCATGCGGGACGACGCCACGTCCCCGCCGGCCATGAGGAACTACCCCCCGAACCACCCCCTCAGCGGCTCCAAACACCTCTGCTCCATTTGCGGCGACAGAGCGTCGGGGAAACACTATGGAGTTTATAG TTGCGAAGGCTGCAAGGGCTTCTTCAAGAGGACCGTGAGGAAAGACCTCACGTACGCGTGCCGCGAGGAGAGGAACTGCATAATCGACAAGCGGCAGCGGAACCGGTGCCAGTACTGCCGCTATCAGAAGTGCCTCGTGTGCGGCATGAAGCGAGAGGCCGTGCAGGAGGAGCGGCAgcgcgcggcgcgcggcgctgAGGACGCGCACCCCAGCAGCTCTGTACAGGTAACCACA GAACTATCAATCGAGCGGCTGCTGGAGATGGAGTCGCTAGTGGCTGATCCTCCCGAGGAGTTCCAGTTCCTGCGCGTTGGGCCCGACACCAACGTGCCGGCGCGGTACCGCGCGCCCGTGTCCAGTCTATGTCAAATAG GAAACAAGCAGATCGCTGCTCTGATGGTGTGGGCGCGCGACATCCCTCACTTCAGCCAGCTGGAGCTGGACGACCAGGTGTTGCTGCTCAAGGCGTCGTGGAACGAACTGCTGCTCTTCGCCTTCGCCTGGCGCTCGATGGAG TACCTGGAAGATGAACGGGAAAACATGGACGGCACGAGAACCGCCGCGCCGCCGCAACTCATGTGCCTCATGCCTG GCATGACGCTGCACCGCAACTCGGCGCTGCAGGCCGGCGTGGGGCAGATCTTCGACCGCGTGCTGTCGGAGCTGTCGCTCAAGATGCGCGCGCTGCGCATGGACCAGGCCGAGTACGTCGCGCTCAAGGCCATCGTGCTGCTCAACCCCG ATGTCAAAGGACTGAAGAGTCGTTCAGACGTTGATGTTTTAAGAGAAAAG ATATTCTCCTGCTTGGACGAGTATTGTCGCCGAGCGCACAGTTCCGAAGAGGGCAGGTTCGCGTCTCTCCTGCTGAGGCTACCGGCTCTCCGCTCCATCTCCCTCAAGAGCTTCGAGCACCTGTTCTTCTTCCACCTCATCGCGGAGGGAAACATCGGCAACTACATCCGGGAGGCGCTCCGCAACCACGCGCCCCCCATCGACACCAGTACTATGTTGTAA
- the LOC112047418 gene encoding protein ultraspiracle homolog isoform X4, whose amino-acid sequence MSPMSPPEMKPDTAMLDGMRDDATSPPAMRNYPPNHPLSGSKHLCSICGDRASGKHYGVYSCEGCKGFFKRTVRKDLTYACREERNCIIDKRQRNRCQYCRYQKCLVCGMKREAVQEERQRAARGAEDAHPSSSVQVTTELSIERLLEMESLVADPPEEFQFLRVGPDTNVPARYRAPVSSLCQIGNKQIAALMVWARDIPHFSQLELDDQVLLLKASWNELLLFAFAWRSMEYLEDERENMDGTRTAAPPQLMCLMPGMTLHRNSALQAGVGQIFDRVLSELSLKMRALRMDQAEYVALKAIVLLNPDVKGLKSRSDVDVLREKIFSCLDEYCRRAHSSEEGRFASLLLRLPALRSISLKSFEHLFFFHLIAEGNIGNYIREALRNHAPPIDTSTML is encoded by the exons ATGTCGCCCATGTCGCCGCCGGAGATGAAGCCGGACACAGCAATGCTGGACGGCATGCGGGACGACGCCACGTCCCCGCCGGCCATGAGGAACTACCCCCCGAACCACCCCCTCAGCGGCTCCAAACACCTCTGCTCCATTTGCGGCGACAGAGCGTCGGGGAAACACTATGGAGTTTATAG TTGCGAAGGCTGCAAGGGCTTCTTCAAGAGGACCGTGAGGAAAGACCTCACGTACGCGTGCCGCGAGGAGAGGAACTGCATAATCGACAAGCGGCAGCGGAACCGGTGCCAGTACTGCCGCTATCAGAAGTGCCTCGTGTGCGGCATGAAGCGAGAGGCCGTGCAGGAGGAGCGGCAgcgcgcggcgcgcggcgctgAGGACGCGCACCCCAGCAGCTCTGTACAGGTAACCACA GAACTATCAATCGAGCGGCTGCTGGAGATGGAGTCGCTAGTGGCTGATCCTCCCGAGGAGTTCCAGTTCCTGCGCGTTGGGCCCGACACCAACGTGCCGGCGCGGTACCGCGCGCCCGTGTCCAGTCTATGTCAAATAG GAAACAAGCAGATCGCTGCTCTGATGGTGTGGGCGCGCGACATCCCTCACTTCAGCCAGCTGGAGCTGGACGACCAGGTGTTGCTGCTCAAGGCGTCGTGGAACGAACTGCTGCTCTTCGCCTTCGCCTGGCGCTCGATGGAG TACCTGGAAGATGAACGGGAAAACATGGACGGCACGAGAACCGCCGCGCCGCCGCAACTCATGTGCCTCATGCCTG GCATGACGCTGCACCGCAACTCGGCGCTGCAGGCCGGCGTGGGGCAGATCTTCGACCGCGTGCTGTCGGAGCTGTCGCTCAAGATGCGCGCGCTGCGCATGGACCAGGCCGAGTACGTCGCGCTCAAGGCCATCGTGCTGCTCAACCCCG ATGTCAAAGGACTGAAGAGTCGTTCAGACGTTGATGTTTTAAGAGAAAAG ATATTCTCCTGCTTGGACGAGTATTGTCGCCGAGCGCACAGTTCCGAAGAGGGCAGGTTCGCGTCTCTCCTGCTGAGGCTACCGGCTCTCCGCTCCATCTCCCTCAAGAGCTTCGAGCACCTGTTCTTCTTCCACCTCATCGCGGAGGGAAACATCGGCAACTACATCCGGGAGGCGCTCCGCAACCACGCGCCCCCCATCGACACCAGTACTATGTTGTAA